A single window of Archangium gephyra DNA harbors:
- a CDS encoding GNAT family N-acetyltransferase, with translation MALELRRLLQEDDRSEFRSGNVDLDRFFQRYAGQNQFRHHIGTTYVAVEDGTIAGFVTVTPSEIVAAELPVPRRRKLPPYPLPVLRLARLAVDERARGRGIGSTLLRAVFVLAHRLADEFGCLGVVVDAKPEAVPFYEKLGFIDLGARAGQLGDRPEPRPMFLELGAIPKPSAS, from the coding sequence GTGGCTCTCGAGCTCCGCAGGCTGCTCCAGGAAGACGACCGCTCGGAGTTCCGCTCGGGCAACGTCGACCTCGACCGGTTCTTCCAGCGCTACGCCGGACAGAATCAATTCCGCCATCACATCGGCACGACGTATGTCGCGGTCGAAGACGGAACGATCGCCGGCTTCGTGACCGTCACGCCCTCTGAAATCGTCGCAGCGGAGCTCCCCGTGCCGCGGCGCCGGAAGTTGCCGCCGTACCCGCTTCCCGTGCTCCGCCTGGCGCGGCTGGCCGTCGATGAACGGGCGCGAGGGCGAGGTATCGGCAGTACGCTTCTGCGCGCCGTCTTCGTGCTCGCCCACCGCCTGGCGGACGAGTTCGGCTGTCTCGGCGTCGTCGTCGACGCGAAGCCGGAAGCGGTCCCGTTCTACGAGAAGCTCGGGTTCATCGACCTCGGAGCCAGGGCCGGCCAGCTCGGCGACAGGCCCGAGCCGAGACCGATGTTTCTCGAACTGGGAGCCATTCCAAAACCGTCCGCCTCGTGA
- a CDS encoding two-component system sensor histidine kinase NtrB — protein sequence MALLSTPETSQEVPLPPEIRAKAAVGPVRAPRILRILDFFLSETLRNAPPEELVRHRVLVGAACFMLMLATLYLVSTLFAPYSPAPGIAGVLYLAILVAARRARTLVIPSVIMLITLTIGFLGGLFSNKANLEGGVHATNLLLPAFAVYLLGPRRALPFTLFLAVVMDGLYPLYVLRNVDLSSVDASFSLSRFWVRHGMAGLAFLGIWGISGLHSTARDAAHHSLERALKKLRASELKLSSIIESTDDIVVALDPEGRLLVANSAMERFYRRLFGKELELGQTLFRYSAPERVVVWRNRLALVRAGQRLRYEETYEVEGSRLVLDISMHPIFGENGRTVGVTLFAHDVTVRKEAETRLGEMHRTLVDVSRQSGMAEVATGVLHNVGNTLNSVNISTTLVTDKLRRSRVTGLAKAMGLVREHLGDLSSFLTRDAQGRQLPPYLIAVSDELVEERDAMLKEMQSLAQSVEHIKSIVSMQQKHARSAGAVEQVDVPQLIDEALRLHAVSFERLAIRIVRDYADVPLIFVDRHKLLQILINLLSNARHALVDSAQEDKCLRIHVERSAGGERLRIDVTDNGVGIAPENVAKLFTQGFTTKKTGHGFGLHISALAADEMKGKLSCTSPGPGQGATFTLELPVKGETA from the coding sequence ATGGCGCTCCTTTCCACTCCCGAGACCAGCCAGGAAGTCCCCCTGCCCCCCGAGATCCGGGCCAAGGCCGCCGTTGGCCCCGTGAGGGCCCCGCGGATCCTTCGCATTCTGGACTTCTTCCTCTCGGAGACGCTGCGCAACGCGCCTCCCGAGGAGCTCGTCCGTCACCGGGTGCTCGTGGGCGCCGCGTGCTTCATGCTCATGCTCGCCACGCTGTACCTGGTGAGCACGCTGTTCGCGCCCTACTCCCCGGCCCCCGGCATCGCGGGCGTGCTGTACTTGGCCATCCTGGTGGCGGCGCGCCGGGCCCGGACGCTCGTGATTCCCTCGGTGATCATGCTGATCACCCTCACGATCGGCTTCCTGGGCGGCCTCTTCTCGAACAAGGCCAACCTCGAAGGCGGCGTGCACGCCACGAACCTGCTGCTCCCCGCCTTCGCCGTGTACCTGCTGGGGCCCCGCCGGGCGCTCCCCTTCACGCTCTTCCTCGCCGTGGTCATGGACGGGCTCTACCCCCTCTATGTCCTGCGCAACGTCGACCTCTCCAGCGTCGACGCGTCCTTTTCCCTGTCACGGTTCTGGGTCCGGCACGGCATGGCGGGCCTCGCCTTCCTGGGCATCTGGGGCATCAGCGGGTTGCACAGCACCGCGCGGGATGCGGCCCACCACTCGCTCGAGCGGGCCTTGAAGAAGCTGCGGGCCAGCGAGCTCAAGCTGAGCAGCATCATCGAGAGCACCGACGACATCGTGGTCGCGCTGGACCCCGAGGGGCGGCTGCTCGTGGCCAACTCGGCCATGGAGCGCTTCTACCGGCGGCTGTTCGGCAAGGAGCTCGAGCTGGGGCAGACGCTCTTCCGGTACTCGGCGCCGGAGCGTGTCGTGGTCTGGAGGAACCGCCTCGCCCTGGTGCGCGCGGGCCAGCGCCTGCGCTACGAGGAGACGTACGAGGTCGAAGGCAGCCGCCTCGTGCTGGACATCAGCATGCACCCCATCTTCGGGGAGAACGGCCGCACCGTGGGGGTGACGCTCTTCGCCCACGACGTCACCGTGCGCAAGGAGGCGGAGACACGGCTGGGAGAGATGCACCGCACGCTGGTGGATGTCTCGCGCCAGTCGGGCATGGCCGAGGTGGCCACGGGTGTGCTCCACAACGTGGGCAACACGCTCAACAGCGTCAACATCTCCACCACGCTCGTCACCGACAAGCTGCGCCGCTCCCGCGTCACCGGCCTGGCCAAGGCCATGGGCCTGGTGCGCGAGCACCTCGGGGATCTCTCCTCCTTCCTCACCCGGGACGCCCAGGGCAGGCAGCTGCCGCCCTACCTCATCGCGGTGTCCGACGAGCTGGTGGAGGAGCGGGACGCCATGCTCAAGGAGATGCAGTCGCTCGCGCAGAGCGTCGAGCACATCAAGTCCATCGTCAGCATGCAGCAGAAGCACGCGCGCTCGGCGGGGGCGGTGGAGCAGGTGGACGTGCCGCAGCTCATCGACGAGGCGCTGCGCCTGCACGCCGTCTCCTTCGAGCGCCTGGCCATCCGCATCGTGCGGGACTACGCCGACGTGCCCCTCATCTTCGTGGACCGGCACAAGCTGCTGCAGATCCTCATCAACCTGCTGAGCAACGCGCGCCACGCGCTGGTGGACAGCGCGCAGGAGGACAAGTGCCTGCGCATCCACGTCGAGCGCTCGGCGGGAGGAGAGCGGCTGCGCATCGACGTGACGGACAACGGGGTGGGCATCGCGCCGGAGAACGTGGCGAAGCTGTTCACCCAGGGCTTCACCACCAAGAAGACGGGGCACGGCTTCGGCCTGCACATCAGCGCCCTGGCCGCCGATGAGATGAAGGGGAAGCTGTCCTGCACCAGCCCCGGCCCCGGCCAGGGCGCCACCTTCACGCTCGAGCTGCCCGTGAAGGGCGAGACCGCCTAG
- a CDS encoding DEAD/DEAH box helicase, producing MSNSFKTLGLSPETLGAVRRARFTAPTPIQAQAIPPALAGRDVIGCAATGTGKTAAYLLPLIERSAGEQGPVGLVLAPTRELVQQIAQEAAFFGEPRGVTRAVVIGGTDMSAQVEALRQRPTLVLATPGRLADLLQAGAANLSAVRMLVLDEADRMLEMGFLPELQRILAALPRERQTLLFSATLGHNVTLFAQELLRRPVQVEVTPSGTPAARAVQKLYEVDANEKYPLLLSLLAKDQLSALVFTRTRERAEKVQEVLKRAGHKASLIHSDRTQGQRRQALEGFRRGQYRCLVATDIASRGLDVEDVGHVINFDLPHSPEDYVHRIGRTARAGASGRASTFVTERDEETVRAIERIIRMPVPRAEVPRTDAVFREELETFRAEQGDMDDLMKLEDRPRPRAPERARESRGAAPRREGQERRGGETRRGAAPRREGQERRGGDTRRAAPGRAAPGRAAPGRGTAPRRGREEGPRGERTADREGTRRGKPARRAEGGSSRGAPRGAKEGRGRSAGEGRSGPRGTGRPGGKTGGRQGGARRGPGPSSRGRGGGGRRGR from the coding sequence GTGAGCAACTCCTTCAAGACCCTCGGCCTCTCTCCTGAGACACTCGGTGCGGTGCGGCGCGCCCGTTTCACCGCGCCCACCCCCATCCAGGCCCAGGCCATTCCCCCGGCGCTCGCCGGGCGAGACGTCATCGGCTGCGCGGCCACCGGCACCGGCAAGACAGCGGCCTATCTCCTCCCCCTCATCGAGCGCTCGGCCGGTGAGCAGGGCCCGGTCGGGCTGGTGCTGGCCCCCACGCGCGAGCTGGTGCAGCAGATCGCCCAGGAGGCGGCCTTCTTCGGCGAGCCGCGCGGTGTCACCCGGGCGGTGGTCATCGGCGGCACGGACATGAGCGCCCAGGTGGAGGCGCTGCGTCAGCGTCCCACCCTGGTGCTCGCCACCCCGGGCCGGCTGGCGGACCTCCTCCAGGCGGGCGCGGCCAACCTCTCCGCGGTGCGCATGCTCGTGCTGGACGAGGCGGACCGGATGCTGGAGATGGGCTTCCTGCCCGAGCTCCAGCGGATCCTCGCCGCCCTGCCCCGCGAGCGCCAGACGCTCCTCTTCTCCGCCACGCTCGGCCACAACGTGACGCTCTTCGCCCAGGAGCTGCTGCGCCGGCCCGTCCAGGTGGAGGTCACCCCCAGCGGCACCCCCGCCGCGCGCGCCGTGCAGAAGCTGTACGAGGTGGACGCGAACGAGAAGTACCCGCTGCTGCTCAGCCTGCTCGCGAAGGATCAGCTCAGCGCGCTCGTCTTCACCCGCACCCGGGAGCGCGCCGAGAAGGTGCAGGAGGTCCTCAAGCGCGCGGGCCACAAGGCCTCGCTCATCCACTCGGACCGCACGCAGGGGCAGCGCCGCCAGGCGCTCGAGGGCTTCCGGCGGGGACAGTACCGCTGCCTGGTGGCCACGGACATCGCCTCGCGCGGGCTGGACGTGGAGGACGTGGGCCACGTCATCAACTTCGATCTGCCGCACTCGCCCGAGGACTACGTGCACCGCATCGGCCGCACGGCGCGGGCCGGGGCCAGCGGGCGGGCCTCCACCTTCGTCACCGAGCGGGACGAGGAGACGGTGCGCGCCATCGAGCGCATCATCCGCATGCCGGTGCCGCGCGCCGAGGTGCCGCGCACGGACGCCGTCTTCCGCGAGGAGCTGGAGACGTTCCGGGCCGAGCAGGGGGACATGGATGACCTGATGAAGCTCGAGGACCGTCCCCGTCCCCGCGCGCCTGAGAGGGCCCGCGAGTCACGTGGAGCGGCCCCGAGGCGCGAGGGCCAGGAGCGCCGCGGTGGAGAGACCCGCCGTGGAGCGGCTCCGAGGCGCGAGGGCCAGGAGCGCCGGGGTGGAGACACCCGCCGTGCGGCACCGGGCCGTGCGGCACCGGGCCGTGCGGCACCGGGCCGGGGCACGGCTCCTCGCCGGGGGAGGGAGGAGGGTCCGCGGGGGGAGCGCACGGCCGACCGGGAGGGCACCCGCCGAGGGAAGCCCGCGCGCCGCGCCGAGGGCGGGAGCAGCCGGGGCGCCCCTCGTGGAGCGAAGGAGGGGCGTGGGAGGAGTGCTGGCGAGGGCAGGAGCGGCCCGCGTGGTACCGGGCGCCCTGGAGGCAAGACAGGAGGCCGGCAGGGGGGAGCGCGGCGGGGACCGGGACCGTCCTCGCGAGGCCGTGGCGGCGGGGGACGCCGGGGCCGTTAG
- a CDS encoding DUF2378 family protein, translating into MPPAAAAASQSPAPRRMRYAPLEGLLRSLEIHERSAEMKEIIRLSGGTDYVPSEIAVENFAEVLHFLARTRFESLHPAEGLFRVGACLFEGYRKTLLGQIQLAALHLLGPDRLMRKAPEFVGRSSNFGTRTVEQLGPNNYRMKFRGVPLPGDYYSGILHAALRATGVASPQSTWEQTGPEDMTFEVRW; encoded by the coding sequence ATGCCCCCCGCAGCCGCTGCCGCTTCGCAGTCCCCCGCCCCCCGGCGGATGCGTTACGCGCCCCTGGAAGGCCTGTTGCGCAGCCTGGAGATCCACGAGCGCTCCGCCGAGATGAAGGAGATCATCCGGCTGAGCGGCGGGACCGACTACGTCCCCTCGGAGATCGCCGTGGAGAACTTCGCCGAGGTGCTCCACTTCCTGGCGCGCACCCGCTTCGAGTCGCTGCACCCGGCCGAGGGGCTCTTCCGCGTGGGCGCGTGTCTCTTCGAGGGGTACCGCAAGACGCTCCTGGGGCAGATCCAGCTCGCCGCGCTGCACCTGCTCGGGCCGGATCGCCTGATGCGCAAGGCGCCCGAGTTCGTGGGCCGCAGCAGCAACTTCGGCACGCGCACGGTGGAGCAGCTCGGTCCGAACAACTACCGGATGAAATTCCGCGGCGTGCCCCTGCCGGGCGACTACTACAGTGGCATCCTCCATGCGGCCCTGCGCGCCACCGGGGTGGCCTCGCCCCAGAGCACCTGGGAGCAGACCGGCCCCGAGGACATGACCTTCGAAGTGCGCTGGTAG
- a CDS encoding beta-glucosidase, producing the protein MNEQRIDTLLNAMTLEEQVSLLAGATFWTTAPVERLGIPALKVSDGPNGARGGGSLVGGVKAASFPVAISLASTWNTELVTQVGQALAQEARSKGAHVLLAPTVNLHRSTQNGRNFECYSEDPFLSARVCVAYIQGVQSQGVGATVKHYVGNESEFERMSISSDIDERALRELYLVPFEAAVKEARTWAVMCAYNKLNGTFASENRRLLTDILKREWGFDGVLMSDWFATHSTAESMNAGLDLEMPGPAKFRGQKLLEAVRAGQVRAEAIQDSARRVLRLLSRVGVFEHPAPVEEQAIDRPEHRALIRRAGAEGTVLLKNNGVLPLDPTRLKKIALIGPNARTAQIMGGGSAQVNAHYRVTPYEGLQARLGGSVVLGYETGCANHKLLPLLEKPLTAEYFNNRGLSGKGVPGAGLAQAEVMWFDEPAPGVNVDTFSARLSTRFTPDEDGVHHFGLVSAGLSRLFVDGRLLVDNWSAWKQGDTYFNNGSDEATGTLELQAGRAYDVTIEYATPAEGIRAVRVGVTRPLGDEHLERAARLAADCDVALVFVGHNGEWDTEAVDRPHMDLVGRQNELVSRVASANPNTVVVLQTGAPVTLPWLDKVAGVLQAWYPGQEAGNAIADVLLGAAEPSGRLPQTFPVRLEDNAAHGHYPGGNGRVRYGEGLFMGYRHHDTKNIAPLFPFGFGLSYTTFAYGNLRLSTESLAPGGTLTVTLEVTNTGARAGQEVVQLYVRDEKASLPRPEKELKGFLKVALEPGETKTVTLTLGMRALAYFDDARAAWVAEAGRFEVLVGSSSRDLHARATFSLQRDWVGSLETAQAAF; encoded by the coding sequence ATGAACGAGCAGCGCATCGACACGCTCCTGAACGCCATGACCCTCGAGGAGCAGGTCTCCCTGCTGGCCGGGGCCACCTTCTGGACGACCGCTCCCGTGGAGCGGCTCGGCATCCCCGCCCTCAAGGTCAGTGACGGCCCCAACGGCGCACGCGGCGGCGGCAGCCTCGTGGGTGGCGTGAAGGCCGCCTCCTTCCCCGTGGCCATCTCCCTCGCGTCCACCTGGAACACCGAACTCGTCACGCAGGTGGGCCAGGCCCTCGCCCAGGAAGCGCGATCCAAGGGCGCCCACGTGCTGCTCGCACCCACCGTCAACCTGCACCGCTCCACCCAGAACGGCCGCAACTTCGAGTGCTACTCCGAGGATCCCTTCCTGTCCGCCCGGGTCTGCGTCGCCTACATCCAGGGCGTGCAGAGCCAGGGCGTGGGCGCCACCGTCAAGCACTACGTGGGCAACGAGTCGGAGTTCGAGCGCATGTCCATCAGCTCCGACATCGACGAGCGCGCCCTCCGCGAGCTCTACCTCGTGCCCTTCGAGGCGGCCGTGAAGGAGGCGCGCACCTGGGCCGTCATGTGCGCCTACAACAAGCTGAACGGCACGTTCGCCAGCGAGAACCGGCGCCTGCTGACGGACATCCTCAAGCGGGAGTGGGGCTTCGACGGCGTGCTGATGTCCGACTGGTTCGCCACGCACTCCACGGCCGAGTCCATGAACGCCGGCCTCGACCTGGAGATGCCCGGTCCGGCGAAGTTCCGGGGCCAGAAGCTGCTCGAGGCCGTGCGCGCGGGACAGGTGCGCGCGGAGGCCATCCAGGACAGTGCCCGGCGCGTGCTGCGTCTCCTCTCCCGCGTCGGGGTCTTCGAGCATCCCGCGCCCGTGGAGGAGCAGGCCATCGACCGGCCCGAGCACCGCGCCCTCATCCGCCGGGCCGGCGCGGAGGGCACCGTGCTGCTCAAGAACAATGGGGTGCTGCCGCTCGATCCCACGCGCCTGAAGAAGATCGCCCTCATCGGCCCGAACGCCAGGACGGCGCAGATCATGGGAGGCGGCAGCGCCCAGGTGAACGCGCACTACCGCGTCACTCCCTACGAGGGCCTCCAGGCCCGGCTCGGCGGAAGCGTCGTGCTCGGGTACGAGACCGGCTGCGCGAACCACAAGCTGCTGCCCCTGCTCGAGAAGCCGCTCACCGCCGAGTACTTCAACAACCGTGGCCTGTCGGGCAAGGGAGTGCCGGGCGCCGGCCTGGCCCAGGCGGAGGTGATGTGGTTCGACGAGCCCGCTCCGGGCGTCAACGTCGACACCTTCTCCGCGCGCCTCTCCACGCGCTTCACGCCGGACGAGGACGGCGTGCACCACTTCGGCCTGGTCAGCGCGGGACTCAGCCGTCTGTTCGTGGATGGGCGGCTCCTCGTGGACAACTGGAGTGCGTGGAAGCAGGGCGACACCTACTTCAATAACGGCAGCGACGAGGCCACCGGGACGCTCGAGCTCCAGGCCGGCCGTGCGTATGACGTGACCATCGAGTACGCCACCCCCGCGGAGGGGATCCGTGCCGTGCGTGTGGGCGTCACCCGGCCCCTGGGCGACGAGCACCTCGAGCGCGCCGCGCGGCTCGCCGCGGACTGTGACGTGGCCCTGGTGTTCGTCGGCCACAACGGGGAGTGGGACACGGAAGCGGTGGATCGTCCCCACATGGACCTGGTGGGCCGCCAGAACGAGCTGGTCTCGCGGGTGGCGAGCGCCAACCCGAACACCGTGGTGGTGCTACAGACGGGCGCGCCCGTCACCCTGCCGTGGCTGGACAAGGTCGCGGGCGTGCTGCAGGCCTGGTACCCCGGACAGGAGGCCGGCAACGCCATCGCCGATGTGCTCCTGGGCGCCGCCGAGCCCTCGGGCCGGCTCCCGCAGACCTTTCCCGTGCGGCTCGAGGACAACGCCGCCCATGGCCATTACCCCGGCGGCAATGGCCGGGTGCGCTACGGCGAGGGCCTCTTCATGGGCTACCGCCACCACGACACGAAGAACATCGCCCCGCTGTTCCCGTTCGGCTTCGGCCTCTCCTACACGACCTTCGCGTACGGGAACCTCCGCCTGAGCACCGAGTCCCTCGCGCCGGGCGGCACGCTGACGGTGACGCTCGAGGTGACGAACACCGGGGCTCGCGCGGGGCAGGAGGTCGTGCAGCTCTACGTGCGCGACGAGAAGGCGAGCCTGCCGCGCCCCGAGAAGGAGCTGAAGGGCTTCCTCAAGGTCGCCCTGGAGCCCGGTGAGACGAAGACCGTCACCCTGACACTCGGCATGAGGGCGCTCGCGTACTTCGATGACGCGAGGGCCGCCTGGGTCGCCGAGGCGGGCCGCTTCGAGGTGCTCGTGGGCAGCTCCTCACGAGACCTCCACGCCCGTGCCACCTTCTCCCTCCAGCGAGACTGGGTCGGGTCCCTGGAGACGGCTCAGGCCGCCTTCTGA
- a CDS encoding macrolide family glycosyltransferase produces MKFLFFPMQAHGHVNPMLPVIQELVSRGDEVVVYVTREFEAAIRNTGASLRLLDDALGLPASFAGLPMGGDGQAMKKVMPLLMGVMRRSLHETPRLMEQARAERADCVVYDPMAPWGRAAAVMLGLPAAIFQTSFALTYSPTIKRALEANMKGLPPPRALLAIARLLWTSEVLHWRHGLPRMSPRSAFTTVADLNLIPVTRQYQPDVGNFDERFLFVGPSVLPRNDRGDFPLEQLEGKPVLLISLGTTPMNLRPDFYKACFEAFRDTRWQVVMACGKGLDPATLGPAPANVLVRQRVPQLEVLERARVFLTHGGMNSTMEGLWHGVPLAVFPQFGDQPLNASRVTELGLGATLSARDALDPKALRETIERLDTDPGYRTRLAEFQKELREAGGHRRAADALQQFAASRRGSPGQKAA; encoded by the coding sequence ATGAAATTCCTCTTCTTCCCCATGCAGGCCCACGGCCACGTCAACCCGATGCTCCCCGTCATCCAGGAGCTGGTCTCCCGGGGGGACGAGGTCGTCGTCTACGTGACGCGCGAGTTCGAGGCGGCCATCCGCAACACCGGCGCCTCGTTGCGGTTGCTCGATGACGCGCTCGGTCTTCCCGCCAGCTTCGCGGGCCTGCCCATGGGGGGCGACGGGCAGGCGATGAAGAAGGTCATGCCGCTCCTCATGGGCGTCATGCGCCGGAGCCTGCACGAGACCCCCCGTCTGATGGAGCAGGCCCGGGCGGAGCGGGCCGACTGTGTCGTCTATGATCCGATGGCGCCCTGGGGCCGCGCCGCCGCCGTGATGCTGGGGCTGCCGGCGGCCATCTTCCAGACGAGCTTCGCGCTGACCTACTCCCCCACCATCAAGCGCGCGCTGGAGGCGAACATGAAGGGCCTTCCGCCCCCGCGCGCCCTGCTGGCCATCGCCCGGCTGTTGTGGACCTCCGAGGTGCTGCATTGGCGCCACGGACTGCCGCGCATGAGCCCCAGGTCGGCGTTCACGACCGTCGCGGACCTGAACCTCATCCCCGTCACCCGGCAGTACCAGCCCGACGTCGGGAACTTCGACGAGCGCTTCCTCTTCGTGGGGCCCTCGGTGCTGCCGCGCAACGACCGGGGAGACTTCCCGCTGGAGCAGCTCGAGGGCAAGCCCGTGCTGCTCATCTCGCTGGGCACCACGCCCATGAACCTGCGGCCCGACTTCTACAAGGCCTGCTTCGAGGCCTTCCGCGACACCCGCTGGCAGGTGGTGATGGCCTGCGGCAAGGGGCTGGACCCGGCCACGCTCGGACCGGCGCCGGCCAACGTCCTCGTGCGCCAGCGCGTGCCCCAGCTCGAGGTGCTCGAGCGCGCCCGCGTCTTCCTCACCCACGGCGGCATGAACTCCACCATGGAGGGCCTCTGGCACGGCGTGCCGCTGGCCGTCTTCCCGCAGTTCGGAGATCAGCCGCTCAATGCCTCGCGCGTGACCGAGCTCGGCCTGGGGGCCACGCTCTCGGCCCGGGACGCCCTGGACCCGAAGGCGCTGCGGGAGACCATCGAGCGGCTCGACACGGACCCGGGCTACCGCACGCGCCTCGCGGAGTTCCAGAAGGAGCTCCGGGAGGCGGGCGGCCACCGGCGCGCGGCGGATGCACTCCAGCAGTTCGCCGCCTCCCGCCGCGGAAGCCCCGGTCAGAAGGCGGCCTGA
- a CDS encoding substrate-binding domain-containing protein: MSVSTLQTPGARLRASSRAWMLGVALLLGGCQRPTAASTPLVYAGSGSIGYTLLAPLSEGFVRRGGPPVEAKHYVGSAEGFKFLMEERADLSGLARSLKSTEKARNPYYVIIGYAALAVYVHPDNPLPALSRAQLKAFFTGQVKNWKDVGGPDAPVELVTVELSTGSGTADFFREAVLEGAPFAPTRVFKHPRDVLAYLASHPHALSWGTLVPDVQGVRLLALDGVVPAPETIRTAEYPLSRPLVLATRRVPEGPLKDFLDYVMSPEGQAIIARSFIPVREAR; encoded by the coding sequence TTGTCCGTCTCCACTCTCCAGACTCCTGGCGCCCGCCTCCGGGCGAGCTCCCGCGCGTGGATGCTCGGGGTGGCGTTGCTGCTCGGGGGCTGCCAGCGGCCCACCGCGGCCAGCACGCCGCTCGTCTACGCGGGCTCCGGTAGCATCGGCTACACCCTCCTGGCCCCGCTCAGCGAGGGCTTCGTGCGTCGAGGTGGGCCGCCCGTCGAGGCGAAGCACTACGTCGGCTCCGCGGAGGGCTTCAAATTCCTGATGGAGGAGCGCGCGGACCTGAGCGGCCTGGCGCGCTCGCTCAAGAGCACGGAGAAGGCCCGGAACCCCTATTACGTCATCATCGGTTATGCCGCGCTCGCGGTGTACGTCCACCCGGACAATCCCCTCCCCGCGCTCAGCCGGGCCCAGCTCAAGGCCTTCTTCACCGGCCAGGTGAAGAACTGGAAGGACGTGGGCGGCCCGGATGCGCCCGTGGAGCTGGTGACGGTGGAGCTGTCCACCGGCTCGGGCACGGCGGACTTCTTCCGGGAAGCGGTGCTGGAGGGCGCCCCGTTCGCGCCCACGCGCGTCTTCAAGCACCCGCGGGACGTCCTGGCCTACCTGGCCTCGCATCCGCACGCGCTGTCGTGGGGGACGCTGGTGCCCGATGTCCAGGGCGTCCGCCTGCTGGCGTTGGATGGCGTGGTGCCGGCGCCCGAGACGATTCGCACGGCGGAGTATCCGCTGTCCCGGCCGCTGGTGCTGGCGACCCGGCGCGTGCCCGAGGGGCCGCTCAAGGACTTCCTCGACTATGTGATGTCGCCCGAGGGGCAGGCCATCATCGCACGCTCCTTCATTCCCGTCCGGGAGGCGCGCTGA
- a CDS encoding methyl-accepting chemotaxis protein — protein MSLLRRLKVRHKLSLLLAVILLVFVASHALQVSTLDRFQVGGPVHRQLKLQAETYDTVQALLGELHAARAVLHRMLAPSSEDGARQLTQQWEEIAAGVDVRFERALSVTDAPDARLYVEDARTAWEGYARAVRARVFAAPRAERSRVLADFLEGAPTRRYARLAELLEAAANSLRLRSSEMELEAARTLRRARWWLAAVDTGLGLFLLLFLTAVGRSITRPLRALVAAARQVEKGDLSLRLDTSEEDEIGQLSRILGQTVSQLRQLMLAVRQAGQEMAEAVERLASAADEQGRSIERQAAAVTQTNAVAEELSQTSELAERQAEGVLGAAERADEVGRSGMEVLAESLRGIQELRGQFDAIAQHVVELAEHSVKVSTLTETVRDLAEQSHVLALSAGIEAARAGQEGQGFRVVAVEIRSLADRSVKETVAVREQLRRSSGAMRNTVAITAKGRARMEEELEQVRTGGERLEELTRMLRESSISLRRIVKVVKQQHEGVGQIFSAVNELSRTTDKAVVSVDAMRQSAEQLRSTTARLTEALSGFRL, from the coding sequence ATGTCCTTGCTGCGCCGCCTGAAGGTCCGCCACAAGCTCTCGCTGCTCCTCGCCGTCATCCTCCTGGTGTTCGTGGCCAGCCACGCCCTCCAGGTGTCCACGCTGGACCGGTTCCAGGTCGGTGGTCCCGTGCACCGGCAGCTGAAGCTTCAGGCGGAGACGTACGACACCGTCCAGGCCCTGCTGGGCGAGCTGCACGCCGCTCGCGCGGTCCTGCACCGCATGCTCGCGCCCTCCAGTGAGGACGGGGCACGGCAGCTGACGCAGCAGTGGGAGGAGATCGCCGCGGGCGTGGACGTGCGCTTCGAGCGGGCCCTGTCGGTGACGGATGCGCCGGACGCCCGCTTGTACGTGGAGGACGCGCGCACGGCCTGGGAGGGCTACGCCCGGGCGGTGCGTGCGCGTGTCTTCGCCGCCCCCAGGGCCGAGCGGAGCCGGGTGCTCGCGGACTTCCTGGAGGGCGCCCCCACGCGCCGGTACGCGCGGCTGGCCGAGCTGCTCGAAGCGGCCGCCAACAGCCTGCGCCTGCGCTCCAGCGAGATGGAGCTCGAGGCGGCGCGCACGCTGCGGCGGGCCCGGTGGTGGCTCGCGGCGGTGGACACGGGGCTCGGGCTCTTCCTGCTGCTGTTCCTCACCGCGGTGGGCCGCTCCATCACCCGGCCCCTGCGGGCCCTGGTGGCGGCGGCGCGGCAGGTGGAGAAGGGGGACCTGTCCCTGCGGCTCGACACGTCCGAGGAGGATGAGATCGGCCAGCTCTCGCGCATCCTCGGGCAGACGGTGTCTCAGCTGCGCCAGCTGATGCTGGCGGTGCGCCAGGCGGGCCAGGAGATGGCCGAGGCGGTGGAGCGGCTGGCGAGCGCGGCGGACGAGCAGGGGCGCAGCATCGAGCGGCAGGCGGCGGCGGTGACGCAGACGAACGCGGTGGCCGAGGAGCTCAGCCAGACGTCCGAGCTGGCGGAGCGGCAGGCGGAGGGGGTGCTGGGCGCGGCCGAGCGGGCCGACGAGGTGGGCCGCTCCGGCATGGAGGTGCTGGCCGAGAGCCTGCGGGGCATCCAGGAGCTGCGGGGCCAGTTCGATGCCATCGCCCAGCACGTGGTGGAGCTGGCCGAGCACAGCGTGAAGGTGTCCACCCTGACGGAGACGGTGAGGGACCTGGCCGAGCAGAGTCACGTGCTGGCGCTGTCGGCGGGCATCGAGGCGGCGCGGGCGGGACAGGAAGGGCAGGGCTTCCGGGTGGTGGCGGTGGAGATCCGCTCGCTGGCGGACCGCTCGGTGAAGGAGACGGTGGCGGTGCGCGAGCAGCTGAGGCGCTCCAGTGGGGCCATGCGCAACACGGTGGCCATCACCGCGAAGGGGCGCGCCCGGATGGAGGAGGAGCTCGAGCAGGTGCGCACGGGCGGCGAGCGCCTGGAGGAGCTCACCCGGATGCTGCGGGAGTCGAGCATCAGCCTGCGGCGCATCGTGAAGGTGGTGAAGCAGCAGCACGAGGGCGTGGGGCAGATCTTCTCGGCGGTGAACGAGCTGTCGCGCACGACGGACAAGGCGGTGGTGTCGGTGGACGCCATGCGCCAGTCCGCCGAGCAGCTGCGCAGCACGACGGCCCGGCTGACCGAGGCCCTCTCCGGCTTCCGGCTGTGA